A single genomic interval of Vairimorpha necatrix chromosome 5, complete sequence harbors:
- a CDS encoding putative SP-containing protein: MRYPFCVNIVLFMLNCIKSSIKIDESLKEAINSTTDVCEPLVKHFYENFSPDLKFHIFYDFIWNSMTDHEIFSRMTVNDSSENSFKNRSDSLKEKFFEYVIYGKFNPNNIISKEEKVLVTEIIYGSTEFYDILRMCYKDVIDNSNNATETIQEIIRQHTCFVQNGINAQLPLPVIKMCKGQLNTYDDCFGPNGREHFDIFIKNNSELLSRAECINSNVYYSQIDLIPKYRRDSTIETSTNEIDINYQTNINEESSISIETILTEVNIFNLSKPIKNFYNITEHISSEDQKDTSIGGMKAENLLLGNDNLINGTIPENHSKISRKYTGESYNSFDPTTIDTNKLSDYLAGGML, encoded by the exons ATGAGGTATCCGTTTTGTGTAaacattgttttatttatgttaaattgtataaaatcTAGTATAAAAATCGATGAAAGTCTTAAAGAAGCGATCAATAGCACTACTGATGTTTGTGAACCATTagtaaaacatttttatgaaaatttttcacctgatttgaaatttcatattttttatgattttatttggaATTCAATGACAGACcatgaaattttttcaagaaTGACAGTAAATGATTCCTCAGaaaatagttttaaaaacagAAGTGATTCACTGAAAGAAAAGTTTTTTGAATATGTTATATACGGCAAATTCAATCccaataatattatttctaaagaAGAAAAGGTACTGGTAACAGAAATTATATATGGTTCAACAGAATTCTATGATATACTACGAATGTGTTACAAAGACGTCATAGATAATTCCAATAATGCAACAGAGACCATCcaagaaattattagacAACATACATGTTTTGTACAAAATGGAATAAATGCTCAACTTCCCTTGCCTGTTATAAAGATGTGTAAAGGCCAATTAAACACATACGATGATTGTTTTGGGCCAAATGGAAGAGAacattttgatattttcataaaaaataatagcgAATTATTATCAAGAGCAGAATGTATAAATTCAAATGTATATTATTCGCAAATTGATCTAATACCTAAGTATAGAAGAGACAGTACAATTGAAACTAGTACTAATGAGATAGATATAAATTACCAAACTAATATCAACGAGGAATCTAGCATTTCAATTGAAACAATTCTTACCGaggtaaatatttttaatctatCTAAAcccattaaaaatttttataatataaccGAACATATTAGTAGCGAAGATCAAAAAGATACTAGTATAGGAGGTATGAAAGctgaaaatttattattaggTAATGATAATCTAATAAACGGAACTATTCCGGAAAACCATTCTAAAATATCAAGAAAATATACGGGCGAATCATACAATTCTTTTGATCCAACCACTATAGACACTAACAAATTAAGTGACTATTTGGCGG GCGGCATGTTGtag
- a CDS encoding putative SP-containing membrane protein → MRYPFYVNAVIFFIKSIKTSINVDDCLKEAVNSPNVCEPLVTQLYVNYSYDLNAQVFHDFIWNAITNHEIIARMTSNDTSENSFVNRSNIMKEKFFEFLIYGDYNPNVTISKQEKDFLAEMISDSTILYDILRTCYKDVINDASSTTETIKEIIRQHTCFIQDGISAKLPLPVIKFCKGQLKPSDDCLNDAEDWDCFRKYLKMNGDLLTKAECTNSNASFLSDDFLSKYIRENMIENITAELDNIYGEVDSKCGNFSSKETLTTELNKISVATSEEFGHVTETNIAEINNINEIIDENYDIFTETITAELYNLTETNEEFLNVTKNIFTDINISNLIEQNERLENITETFSIETQKLSEPMKLKSESLVSAHAPEINTVINEKSSRLQTIQTTETPNTFDTIATEFKNIISYMGVCGSISALIFLIFILFGILFMLFKYKCRKRGHLKENIVSINSKS, encoded by the coding sequence ATGAGATATCCATTTTATGTAAATGcagttatattttttataaaatctataaaaactAGTATAAATGTTGATGATTGTCTGAAAGAAGCTGTTAATAGCCCAAATGTTTGTGAACCATTGGTCACACAATTGTATGTAAATTACTCGTATGATTTAAACGCCCAAGTTTTTCACGATTTTATTTGGAACGCAATTACAAATCATGAAATAATTGCAAGAATGACTTCAAATGACACTTCAGAAAATAGTTTTGTCAATAGAAGTAATATAATGAAAGAGAAATtctttgaatttttaatatacgGCGATTATAATCCTAATGTAACTATTTCGAAACAAGAAAAGGATTTTTTAGCTGAAATGATATCTGATTCTACAATATTATATGATATATTACGTACGTGTTATAAAGATGTCATAAATGATGCCAGTTCTACTACAGAGactattaaagaaattattagacAACATACTTGTTTTATACAAGATGGCATAAGTGCTAAACTACCTTTGCCcgttataaaattttgtaaaggCCAATTAAAACCTTCTGATGATTGTCTTAATGATGCGGAAGATTGGGAttgttttagaaaatatttaaaaatgaatggTGATCTATTAACCAAAGCGGAATGTACGAATTCAAATGCATCTTTTCTATCAGATGATTTTCTATCTAAATACATTAGAGAAAATAtgattgaaaatattactGCTGAATTAGATAACATTTATGGGGAAGTCGATAGCAAATGCGGTAATTTTAGTAGCAAAGAGACTCTTACTACTGAATTAAATAAGATTTCTGTGGCAACTAGTGAAGAGTTTGGGCATGTTACTGAAACAAATATTGcggaaataaataatataaatgaaataatcgatgaaaattatgatatttttactgAAACTATAACTGCAGagctttataatttaacaGAAACTAATGAAGAATTCCTTAATGTcactaaaaatatttttacagatattaatattagtaACCTAATTGAACAAAATGAAAGATTAGAAAACATCACTGAAACTTTTAGTATCGAGACACAGAAACTTTCTGAACcaatgaaattaaaatcaGAAAGTCTCGTTTCCGCGCATGCCCCAGAAATTAATACAgtaataaatgaaaaatctTCCAGACTACAAACAATTCAAACTACCGAGACACCTAATACTTTTGATACAATTGCTAcggaatttaaaaatataattagcTATATGGGAGTTTGTGGATCTATCTCTgctttgatttttttaatttttatattatttggcatattatttatgttatttaaatacaaatgTCGTAAGCGTGGacatttaaaagaaaacataGTTTCTATAAACTCAAAAAGTTAG
- a CDS encoding putative SP-containing membrane protein has translation MICSSNILYLLFMTIAIQTINNEEFVLNSLVFYSNNCDDVVDTQYNLALSESDIQIFYDLIWNIITNHYIFKRITQNDTAEHSFVVRRDIIHRAFDQKFGRKIVDFSLWKQVIAPEELFVNEILKVVDKFYIMLRLCYKDTIKSAMSAKNAIKDIVSRNICFIPKGINENLPTIVYKECKNLTSYYDDCYSLKHFKEFQKEILKNQNLLLKAECSNVSNSFYDFTTEIYSVSDTTISNNNNTTSFFNDIINNNIKNIIINENLFAKTHDLVGVFAINSNNITENDNITDTVFQKTSDISTVNIGSDLIIGIVSLFIFISFFIFFGIMCYKRKRSQRNSDSEIN, from the coding sequence ATGATTTGTTCTAgtaatattttgtatttactATTTATGACAATAGCAATTCAAACTATTAATAATGAagaatttgttttaaattctttagttttttatagtaaCAATTGTGATGATGTAGTAGATACACAGTACAATCTTGCATTGTCAGAATCAGATATTcagattttttatgatctTATTTGGAACATAATAACGAAtcattacatttttaaaagaataaCACAAAATGATACCGCGGAACATAGTTTTGTTGTCAGAAGAGACATAATACACAGAGCATTTGACCAAAAATTTGGTAGAAAAATAGTTGATTTCAGTCTATGGAAACAGGTTATCGCCCCCGAAGAATTATTTGTTAATGAAATTCTAAAAGTtgttgataaattttatataatgcTACGACTTTGTTATAAAGATACAATAAAAAGCGCAATGTCTGCTAAAAATGCAATAAAAGATATAGTTAgtagaaatatttgttttataccAAAGGGTATAAATGAAAACTTGCCAACTATAGTTTATAAAGAGTGTAAAAATCTTACTTCTTATTACGATGATTGTTattctttaaaacattttaaagaatttcaaaaagagatacttaaaaatcaaaatcttTTACTAAAGGCAGAATGTTCTAATGTAAGTAATagtttttatgattttactACTGAAATTTATAGTGTAAGCGACACTacaatttctaataataaCAATACTACCTCTTTTTTCaatgatattattaataataatataaaaaatatcattatcaacgaaaatttatttgcaAAAACTCATGATTTAGTTGGTGTATTTGCTATTAATTCTAACAATATTACTGAAAACGATAACATAACTGATACTGTATTTCAAAAGACTTCGGACATTTCAACTGTGAACATTGGTAGTGACTTGATAATTGGCATTGtaagtttatttatttttatttccttcttcatttttttcgGAATAATGtgttataaaagaaaaagatcTCAAAGAAACAGTGATTctgaaataaattaa
- a CDS encoding putative SP-containing membrane protein: protein MRYTFYLNTVIFFKNFIETSINVDDYLKEAVNGLDICDPLVTELYVNYSYDLKYHIFHDLVWNAITNHEIIARMTSNDTSEISFALRSKIMKEKFFEFLIYGDYNPNITVSKAENDFITEIVSSATILYDILRTCYKDVINSADFTTKAIIKIIRQHTCFIQDGISDNIPLPVIKYCKGELNLAENCLNETVDLDCFKKFLKFDSDQLSKAECLSSTISYLPNDLISKFIRENMIENLTAEIDNISMFIDNECDYDTTNETHISEINNISKTFSEEFEHITKTSIAEINKINKIIDENYDHIGENIAAEHYNSTKTSKELLNVTENISTDINNNSLTDQNERLQNTTKTLSIESQKLSEPIFKLESLVSTYAPEINTVINEKSSRVQTFETTETPNIFDTANTEFNIITSYMGVWGFAAALIFIISIIFGIVFILFKYKFRKRKHYRENLVFISS, encoded by the coding sequence ATGAGatatacattttatttaaataccgttatattttttaaaaattttatagaaacCAGTATAAATGTTGATGATTACCTGAAAGAAGCTGTTAATGGCCTCGATATTTGCGACCCATTGGTTACAGAATTGTATGTAAATTACTCGtatgatttaaaatatcatattttCCATGATTTAGTTTGGAACGCAATTACAAATCATGAAATAATTGCAAGAATGACTTCAAATGACACTTCAGAAATTAGTTTCGCCTTAAGAAGTAAGATAATGAAagagaaattttttgaattcttAATATACGGCGATTATAATCCTAATATAACTGTTTCGAAAGCAGAAAACGATTTTATAACTGAAATAGTATCTAGCGCTACAATATTATATGATATATTACGTACGTGTTATAAAGATGTCATAAATAGTGCCGATTTTACAACAAAAgctattataaaaattattagacAACATACTTGTTTTATCCAAGATGGAATAAGTGATAATATCCCGTTGCcagttataaaatattgtaaaggTGAATTAAACCTTGCTGaaaattgtttaaatgAGACGGTAGATTTGgattgttttaaaaaatttttaaaatttgatagTGATCAACTATCTAAAGCAGAATGTCTAAGTTCGACTATATCTTACTTGCCAAATGATCTGatatctaaatttattagaGAAAATATGATTGAAAATCTTACTGCTGAGATAGATAATATCTCTATGTTTATCGATAATGAATGCGATTATGATACTACGAATGAAACTCATATttcagaaataaataacattTCTAAAACATTTAGTGAAGAGTTTGAGCATATTACTAAAACTAGTATTGCAGAAATTAAtaagataaataaaataatcgaTGAAAATTATGATCATATTGGTGAAAATATTGCAGCAGAGCACTATAATTCAACAAAAACTAGTAAAGAATTACTTAATGTCACTGAAAATATTTCCACagatattaataataatagcCTAACTGATCAAAATGAAAGATTACAAAATACTACTAAAACTTTGAGTATAGAATCACAGAAACTTTCTGAaccaatatttaaattagaaaGTCTTGTTTCCACGTATGCTCCAGAAATAAATACagttataaatgaaaaatctTCCAGAGTACAAACATTTGAAACTACAGAAACGCCAAATATTTTCGATACAGCTAATACAGAATTCAACATCATAACTAGCTATATGGGAGTTTGGGGATTTGCAGCtgctttaatttttataatttctataataTTTGGAATAGTATTCATTTTGTTCAAATACAAATTTCGTAAGCGTAAACATTATAGAGAAAACTTAGTTTTTATATCCTCATAA